A single window of Streptomyces griseoviridis DNA harbors:
- a CDS encoding C40 family peptidase, translated as MGTGRHGLIALAVTVVCGVTVLGAPATAFAAPAPVPSTSPPSPSSTSSPSSPSSASTSSPSSSSKSPQSAETPQSRQSPRSAARSTPSTSSPASAATSAAAAAAAASAAASASGASTPAPNKDLEAVREKLDALYREASVATDSYNAAEEKAERQSAAIVELAKKIVAGQERLADLKERAGAAAAAQYRTGGLPDEAQLLLSDDPHDFLDGAGRVIQGQRATKGLIAELAKTQEDLEQYAADASAQWKNLEANRKAKDAARKKIKKRIAEAEKLESRLEKAEKARLAELEAEAAHRAQTAWLDSGALDETGGKASSAGKKAVAYATAQIGKPYVWGAEGPDSYDCSGLTSQAWASAGDPIPRTSQEQWKQLPHVDVKDMRPGDLVIYFGDATHVGMYIGDGAIVHAPRPGRSVTIAGAGSMPILGVVRPDA; from the coding sequence ATGGGTACGGGCAGACACGGGCTGATCGCCCTCGCCGTGACCGTCGTGTGCGGGGTCACCGTGCTGGGGGCGCCGGCCACAGCGTTCGCGGCCCCGGCTCCCGTCCCGTCGACGTCGCCGCCGTCACCATCGTCGACGTCATCGCCGTCATCGCCGTCATCGGCATCGACGTCGTCGCCGTCATCGTCGTCGAAATCACCCCAATCAGCCGAGACGCCTCAGTCACGCCAGTCACCCCGATCGGCTGCGCGGTCGACGCCCTCGACGTCGTCCCCGGCCTCCGCCGCGACCTCGGCGGCTGCGGCGGCTGCGGCGGCCTCGGCGGCAGCTTCGGCGTCGGGTGCGTCGACCCCCGCGCCCAACAAGGACCTCGAGGCCGTCCGCGAGAAGCTCGACGCGCTGTACCGCGAGGCCTCCGTCGCCACCGACTCGTACAACGCGGCCGAGGAGAAGGCCGAACGGCAGTCCGCGGCCATCGTCGAGCTGGCGAAGAAGATCGTCGCGGGGCAGGAGAGGCTCGCGGACCTGAAGGAGCGCGCGGGCGCGGCGGCCGCCGCCCAGTACCGCACCGGCGGCCTGCCCGACGAGGCCCAGCTGCTCCTCAGCGACGACCCGCACGACTTCCTCGACGGCGCGGGGCGGGTGATCCAGGGGCAGCGCGCCACCAAGGGGCTCATAGCGGAACTGGCCAAGACCCAGGAGGACTTGGAGCAGTACGCGGCGGACGCCTCCGCCCAGTGGAAGAACCTGGAGGCCAACCGCAAGGCGAAGGACGCGGCCCGCAAGAAGATCAAGAAGCGGATCGCGGAGGCCGAGAAGCTGGAGTCCCGCCTGGAGAAGGCGGAGAAGGCCCGCCTCGCCGAGCTGGAGGCGGAGGCCGCCCACCGGGCGCAGACGGCGTGGCTGGACTCCGGGGCGCTGGACGAGACCGGCGGCAAGGCGTCGTCGGCCGGGAAGAAGGCGGTCGCGTACGCCACCGCTCAGATCGGCAAGCCGTACGTGTGGGGCGCCGAGGGCCCGGACAGCTACGACTGCTCGGGGCTGACGTCCCAGGCGTGGGCGAGCGCCGGCGACCCGATACCGCGGACCTCGCAGGAGCAGTGGAAGCAGTTGCCGCACGTCGACGTGAAGGACATGCGCCCCGGCGACCTGGTCATCTACTTCGGCGACGCCACTCATGTCGGGATGTACATCGGCGACGGCGCGATCGTGCACGCGCCTCGGCCTGGGCGGTCGGTGACGATCGCGGGGGCGGGTTCGATGCCGATCCTCGGGGTGGTCAGACCGGACGCGTGA
- a CDS encoding PP2C family protein-serine/threonine phosphatase, translating to MPVPVPRQRAIPAVESGQAPAAPSGSGPSMEEGPRTPDTTTAARPQALTPDTPASKTPAPNTPHLTLLLIEDDPGGATVVPELRDAADRPIRVRNARNLTEAARLLTDDVHCILLDLALPARGRSGADADSADNTSGEPGTPDDADNPRKPDELGVLREVLELAPRQAVLALTASGDAERGAEAVRVGAQDYLFRDELDARLLSRAIRYAVERKRSDTAERRLAEGRVRAQENRRLERGLLPTPLLDGSPLRFAARYRPGRSRALLGGDFYDVVRTPDGTVHAMIGDVCGHGPDEAALGVELRIAWRALTLAGLCGDELLGTLQQVLEHERSDDEIFATLCAVDIAPDGRRAGLCLAGHPSPLVARPGRPARLLPYDNNGPALGLLPGARWPRTQVELGAEWSLMLYTDGLIEGRIGAGLERLGQDGMVEMVRRQLAEGLSGEALLRAAVNEVRDLNGGELTDDVAVLLLDRTP from the coding sequence ATGCCCGTACCCGTACCGCGGCAGAGAGCGATCCCGGCCGTGGAGAGTGGTCAGGCGCCGGCCGCGCCCTCCGGTAGCGGCCCCTCCATGGAAGAGGGTCCGCGCACGCCGGACACCACGACGGCCGCGCGCCCGCAGGCCCTGACGCCGGACACCCCGGCGTCCAAGACCCCTGCGCCGAACACCCCGCACCTCACGCTGCTGCTCATCGAGGACGATCCCGGCGGCGCCACCGTCGTACCCGAACTGCGGGACGCGGCCGACCGACCCATCAGGGTCCGCAACGCCCGCAACCTCACCGAGGCCGCACGGCTGCTCACCGACGACGTCCACTGCATCCTGCTGGACCTCGCGCTGCCCGCCCGGGGCCGGTCAGGGGCGGACGCCGACAGTGCCGACAACACCTCCGGCGAACCCGGCACACCGGACGACGCCGACAATCCTCGCAAACCCGATGAACTCGGTGTGCTGCGGGAGGTCCTCGAACTGGCGCCACGGCAGGCCGTGCTGGCGCTCACCGCGTCAGGCGACGCCGAGCGCGGCGCCGAGGCGGTCCGGGTCGGCGCCCAGGACTACCTCTTCCGCGACGAACTGGACGCCCGGCTGCTGAGCCGCGCGATCCGGTACGCGGTCGAACGCAAACGCTCCGACACGGCCGAGCGACGGCTCGCCGAGGGCCGGGTCAGGGCGCAGGAGAACCGGCGCCTGGAACGCGGCCTGCTGCCGACCCCGCTGCTCGACGGCTCCCCGCTGCGCTTCGCGGCCCGCTACCGCCCCGGCCGCTCGCGCGCGCTGCTCGGCGGCGACTTCTACGACGTCGTACGCACCCCGGACGGCACGGTGCACGCCATGATCGGCGACGTCTGCGGGCACGGCCCCGACGAGGCCGCGCTCGGCGTGGAGCTGCGGATCGCGTGGCGGGCGCTGACCCTGGCGGGCCTGTGCGGCGACGAACTGCTGGGCACGCTCCAGCAGGTCCTGGAGCACGAACGCTCCGACGACGAGATCTTCGCGACCCTGTGCGCGGTCGACATCGCGCCCGACGGCCGCCGGGCCGGCCTGTGCCTGGCCGGTCACCCGTCACCGCTGGTAGCCCGCCCCGGCCGGCCCGCGCGGCTGCTCCCCTACGACAACAACGGCCCGGCCCTCGGCCTGCTGCCGGGCGCCCGCTGGCCGCGGACGCAGGTGGAACTGGGCGCCGAGTGGAGCCTGATGCTCTACACCGACGGCCTGATCGAGGGCCGCATCGGCGCCGGCCTCGAACGGCTCGGCCAGGACGGCATGGTGGAGATGGTCCGCCGCCAGCTCGCCGAGGGCCTGAGCGGCGAGGCGCTGCTGCGGGCCGCGGTCAACGAGGTGCGGGACCTGAACGGCGGCGAACTGACGGACGACGTGGCGGTCCTGCTGCTCGACCGGACGCCGTGA
- a CDS encoding DUF2516 family protein, whose translation MQGFAGFMWLLSMALIVFSGFALFDAATRREDAYRAVDKQSKMFWLIILGVAFVVNLIFNVLSFLPIIGLIATIVYMVDVRPALRGLSGGGRSRRGSSSDGPYGPYNGGR comes from the coding sequence ATGCAGGGGTTCGCGGGCTTCATGTGGCTGTTGAGCATGGCCTTGATCGTGTTTAGCGGCTTCGCGTTGTTCGACGCCGCCACGCGCCGCGAGGACGCCTATCGGGCGGTCGACAAGCAGAGCAAGATGTTCTGGCTGATCATCCTCGGGGTCGCCTTCGTGGTGAACCTGATCTTCAACGTCCTGTCGTTCCTGCCGATCATCGGGCTCATCGCGACGATCGTGTACATGGTCGACGTACGCCCCGCCCTGCGCGGCCTCTCCGGAGGCGGACGCAGCCGCCGCGGCTCCAGCAGCGACGGCCCCTACGGGCCCTACAACGGCGGTCGGTAG
- a CDS encoding class I SAM-dependent methyltransferase, producing MTARAAARPVGTVTRGTTNPNRLRRMDRWIAVTHGAELRRADAPLAVDLGYGAAPWTAVELLGRLRAVAPHARVVGVEIEPARVAAARPYERDGLVFRHGGFELPVPRRPSLVRAANVLRQYDEDQVAAVWQRLCARLAPADPATGSRGGLLVEGTCDEIGRRHVWVALGPEGPRTVTFATRLGSLDRPSDLSERLPKALIHRNVPGEPVHAFLRDFDRAWAAAAPYASYGARQRWMRAVRSLTAEWPVTDGPGRWRQGEVTVAWGALAPRG from the coding sequence ATGACAGCCCGCGCAGCCGCCCGCCCCGTGGGAACGGTGACCCGCGGCACCACCAACCCCAACCGGCTGCGCCGCATGGACCGCTGGATCGCCGTCACGCACGGCGCCGAACTGCGCCGCGCCGACGCCCCGCTGGCCGTCGACCTCGGCTACGGCGCCGCCCCCTGGACCGCCGTCGAACTGCTCGGCAGGCTGCGCGCGGTCGCCCCGCACGCGCGCGTGGTGGGCGTCGAGATCGAACCGGCGCGGGTCGCGGCGGCGCGCCCTTACGAGCGCGACGGCCTCGTCTTCCGGCACGGCGGGTTCGAGCTGCCGGTACCCAGGCGGCCGTCGCTGGTGCGCGCGGCGAACGTGCTGCGCCAGTACGACGAGGACCAGGTCGCCGCCGTCTGGCAGCGGCTGTGCGCGCGGCTGGCGCCGGCCGACCCCGCGACCGGCTCCCGGGGCGGGCTGCTGGTCGAGGGGACCTGCGACGAGATCGGGCGCAGGCACGTGTGGGTGGCGCTCGGTCCCGAGGGGCCGCGGACGGTCACCTTCGCGACCCGGCTCGGCTCGCTCGACCGCCCGTCCGACCTCTCCGAACGGCTCCCGAAGGCGCTGATCCACCGCAACGTCCCCGGCGAACCGGTGCACGCCTTCCTGCGCGACTTCGACCGCGCCTGGGCCGCCGCCGCGCCCTACGCGTCGTACGGCGCCCGGCAGCGCTGGATGCGCGCGGTGCGGTCGCTCACCGCGGAGTGGCCGGTGACGGACGGTCCCGGCCGCTGGCGGCAGGGCGAAGTGACGGTGGCGTGGGGGGCGTTGGCGCCGCGCGGATGA